One part of the Ursus arctos isolate Adak ecotype North America unplaced genomic scaffold, UrsArc2.0 scaffold_16, whole genome shotgun sequence genome encodes these proteins:
- the SLC17A9 gene encoding solute carrier family 17 member 9 isoform X5 — MQPLPPEEARRDGAEDAQWSRPECQAWTGTLLLGTCLLYCARVSMPVCTVSMSQDFGWNKKEAGIVLSSFFWGYCLTQVVGGHLGDRIGGEKVIVLSASAWGFITAATPLLAHLSSAHLVFMTFSRILTGLLQGVYFPALTSLLSQKVRESERAFTYSAVGAGSQFGTLVTGAMGSLLLDWYGWPSVFYFSGGLTLLWVCYVYRYLLSEKDLILALGVLAQGLPVSRHTKVPWRQLFRKPSVWAAISSQLSSACSFFILLSWLPTFFKETFPSSKGWVFNVVPWLVAIPASLFSGFLSDHLINQGYRTIAVRKFMQVMGLGLSSVFALCLGHTSSFCKSVVFASASIGLQTFNHSGISVNIQDLAPSCAGFLFGVANTAGALAGVVGVCLGGYLIETTGSWTSMFNLVAAVSSLGLCTFLLFGEAQRVDLSPTHEDL; from the exons ATGCAGCCGTTGCCGCCAGAGGAGGCCCGCAGGGACGGGGCCGAGGACGCCCAGTGGTCCAG GCCCGAGTGCCAGGCGTGGACAGGGACGCTGCTGCTGGGCACGTGCCTGCTGTACTGTGCCCGCGTCAGCATGCCCGTGTGCACCGTCTCCATGAGCCAGGACTTCGGCTGGAACAAGAAGGAGGCCGGCATCGTGCTCAGCAGCTTCTTCTGGGGCTACTGCCTGACGCAGGTGGTGGGCGGCCACCTAGGGGACCG GATCGGTGGTGAGAAGGTCATCGTGCTGTCCGCCTCCGCCTGGGGCTTCATCACGGCTGCCACCCCGCTGCTCGCGCACCTCAGCAGCGCCCACCTGGTCTTCATGACCTTCTCTCGCATCCTCACGGGCTTGCTCCAAG GCGTGTACTTCCCGGCGCTGACCAGCCTGCTGTCCCAGAAGGTACGAGAGAGCGAGCGAGCCTTCACCTACAGTGCTGTGGGGGCTGGCTCCCAGTTCGG GACACTGGTGACAGGGgccatgggctccctgctcctggacTGGTACGGCTGGCCGAGCGTCTTCTACTTCTCCGGCGGGCTCACCCTGCTGTGGGTGTGTTACGTGTACAGGTACCTGCTGAGTGAAAAAG ATCTCATCCTGGCCTTGGGCGTCTTGGCGCAAGGCCTGCCGGTGTCCAGGCACACCAAAGTTCCCTGGAGACAGCTTTTCCGAAAGCCCTCCGTCTG GGCGGCCATCTCCTCCCAGCTGTCGTCCGCGTGCTCCTTCTTCATCCTCCTCTCCTGGCTGCCCACCTTCTTTAAGGAGACATTCCCCAGCTCCAAG ggTTGGGTCTTCAACGTGGTGCCCTGGCTGGTGGCGATTCCCGCCAGTCTGTTCAGCGGGTTTCTCTCTGACCATCTTATCAATCAGG GTTACAGGACCATCGCTGTGCGGAAGTTCATGCAG GTGATGGGCCTCGGGCTGTCCAGCGTTTTTGCCCTGTGTTTGGGCCACACCTCGAGCTTCTGCAAGTCTGTGGTCTTTGCATCAGCGTCCATTGGCCTGCAGACCTTCAACCACAG CGGCATTTCAGTCAACATCCAGGACCTGGCCCCATCCTGTGCCGGCTTTCTGTTTG GTGTGGCCAACACAGCTGGGGCCTTGGCAG GTGTCGTGGGCGTGTGCCTGGGCGGCTACCTCATCGAGACCACAGGCTCCTGGACATCCATGTTCAACCTGGTGGCTGCCGTCAGCAGCCTGGGGCTGTGCACCTTCCTGCTGTTTGGAGAGGCCCAGCGAGTGGACCTGAGCCCCACCCACGAGGACCTCTAG
- the SLC17A9 gene encoding solute carrier family 17 member 9 isoform X2, producing the protein MQPLPPEEARRDGAEDAQWSRPECQAWTGTLLLGTCLLYCARVSMPVCTVSMSQDFGWNKKEAGIVLSSFFWGYCLTQVVGGHLGDRIGGEKVIVLSASAWGFITAATPLLAHLSSAHLVFMTFSRILTGLLQGVYFPALTSLLSQKVRESERAFTYSAVGAGSQFGTLVTGAMGSLLLDWYGWPSVFYFSGGLTLLWVCYVYRYLLSEKDLILALGVLAQGLPVSRHTKVPWRQLFRKPSVWAAISSQLSSACSFFILLSWLPTFFKETFPSSKGWVFNVVPWLVAIPASLFSGFLSDHLINQGYRTIAVRKFMQVMGLGLSSVFALCLGHTSSFCKSVVFASASIGLQTFNHSGISVNIQDLAPSCAGFLFGVANTAGALADCPGALGPPAPSAAGVVGVCLGGYLIETTGSWTSMFNLVAAVSSLGLCTFLLFGEAQRVDLSPTHEDL; encoded by the exons ATGCAGCCGTTGCCGCCAGAGGAGGCCCGCAGGGACGGGGCCGAGGACGCCCAGTGGTCCAG GCCCGAGTGCCAGGCGTGGACAGGGACGCTGCTGCTGGGCACGTGCCTGCTGTACTGTGCCCGCGTCAGCATGCCCGTGTGCACCGTCTCCATGAGCCAGGACTTCGGCTGGAACAAGAAGGAGGCCGGCATCGTGCTCAGCAGCTTCTTCTGGGGCTACTGCCTGACGCAGGTGGTGGGCGGCCACCTAGGGGACCG GATCGGTGGTGAGAAGGTCATCGTGCTGTCCGCCTCCGCCTGGGGCTTCATCACGGCTGCCACCCCGCTGCTCGCGCACCTCAGCAGCGCCCACCTGGTCTTCATGACCTTCTCTCGCATCCTCACGGGCTTGCTCCAAG GCGTGTACTTCCCGGCGCTGACCAGCCTGCTGTCCCAGAAGGTACGAGAGAGCGAGCGAGCCTTCACCTACAGTGCTGTGGGGGCTGGCTCCCAGTTCGG GACACTGGTGACAGGGgccatgggctccctgctcctggacTGGTACGGCTGGCCGAGCGTCTTCTACTTCTCCGGCGGGCTCACCCTGCTGTGGGTGTGTTACGTGTACAGGTACCTGCTGAGTGAAAAAG ATCTCATCCTGGCCTTGGGCGTCTTGGCGCAAGGCCTGCCGGTGTCCAGGCACACCAAAGTTCCCTGGAGACAGCTTTTCCGAAAGCCCTCCGTCTG GGCGGCCATCTCCTCCCAGCTGTCGTCCGCGTGCTCCTTCTTCATCCTCCTCTCCTGGCTGCCCACCTTCTTTAAGGAGACATTCCCCAGCTCCAAG ggTTGGGTCTTCAACGTGGTGCCCTGGCTGGTGGCGATTCCCGCCAGTCTGTTCAGCGGGTTTCTCTCTGACCATCTTATCAATCAGG GTTACAGGACCATCGCTGTGCGGAAGTTCATGCAG GTGATGGGCCTCGGGCTGTCCAGCGTTTTTGCCCTGTGTTTGGGCCACACCTCGAGCTTCTGCAAGTCTGTGGTCTTTGCATCAGCGTCCATTGGCCTGCAGACCTTCAACCACAG CGGCATTTCAGTCAACATCCAGGACCTGGCCCCATCCTGTGCCGGCTTTCTGTTTG GTGTGGCCAACACAGCTGGGGCCTTGGCAG ACTGCCCTGGAGCGCTCGGCCCGCCTGCCCCATCTGCTGCAGGTGTCGTGGGCGTGTGCCTGGGCGGCTACCTCATCGAGACCACAGGCTCCTGGACATCCATGTTCAACCTGGTGGCTGCCGTCAGCAGCCTGGGGCTGTGCACCTTCCTGCTGTTTGGAGAGGCCCAGCGAGTGGACCTGAGCCCCACCCACGAGGACCTCTAG
- the SLC17A9 gene encoding solute carrier family 17 member 9 isoform X15 gives MQPLPPEEARRDGAEDAQWSRPECQAWTGTLLLGTCLLYCARVSMPVCTVSMSQDFGWNKKEAGIVLSSFFWGYCLTQVVGGHLGDRIGGEKVIVLSASAWGFITAATPLLAHLSSAHLVFMTFSRILTGLLQGVYFPALTSLLSQKVRESERAFTYSAVGAGSQFGTLVTGAMGSLLLDWYGWPSVFYFSGGLTLLWVCYVYRYLLSEKGYRTIAVRKFMQVMGLGLSSVFALCLGHTSSFCKSVVFASASIGLQTFNHSGISVNIQDLAPSCAGFLFGVANTAGALADCPGALGPPAPSAAGVVGVCLGGYLIETTGSWTSMFNLVAAVSSLGLCTFLLFGEAQRVDLSPTHEDL, from the exons ATGCAGCCGTTGCCGCCAGAGGAGGCCCGCAGGGACGGGGCCGAGGACGCCCAGTGGTCCAG GCCCGAGTGCCAGGCGTGGACAGGGACGCTGCTGCTGGGCACGTGCCTGCTGTACTGTGCCCGCGTCAGCATGCCCGTGTGCACCGTCTCCATGAGCCAGGACTTCGGCTGGAACAAGAAGGAGGCCGGCATCGTGCTCAGCAGCTTCTTCTGGGGCTACTGCCTGACGCAGGTGGTGGGCGGCCACCTAGGGGACCG GATCGGTGGTGAGAAGGTCATCGTGCTGTCCGCCTCCGCCTGGGGCTTCATCACGGCTGCCACCCCGCTGCTCGCGCACCTCAGCAGCGCCCACCTGGTCTTCATGACCTTCTCTCGCATCCTCACGGGCTTGCTCCAAG GCGTGTACTTCCCGGCGCTGACCAGCCTGCTGTCCCAGAAGGTACGAGAGAGCGAGCGAGCCTTCACCTACAGTGCTGTGGGGGCTGGCTCCCAGTTCGG GACACTGGTGACAGGGgccatgggctccctgctcctggacTGGTACGGCTGGCCGAGCGTCTTCTACTTCTCCGGCGGGCTCACCCTGCTGTGGGTGTGTTACGTGTACAGGTACCTGCTGAGTGAAAAAG GTTACAGGACCATCGCTGTGCGGAAGTTCATGCAG GTGATGGGCCTCGGGCTGTCCAGCGTTTTTGCCCTGTGTTTGGGCCACACCTCGAGCTTCTGCAAGTCTGTGGTCTTTGCATCAGCGTCCATTGGCCTGCAGACCTTCAACCACAG CGGCATTTCAGTCAACATCCAGGACCTGGCCCCATCCTGTGCCGGCTTTCTGTTTG GTGTGGCCAACACAGCTGGGGCCTTGGCAG ACTGCCCTGGAGCGCTCGGCCCGCCTGCCCCATCTGCTGCAGGTGTCGTGGGCGTGTGCCTGGGCGGCTACCTCATCGAGACCACAGGCTCCTGGACATCCATGTTCAACCTGGTGGCTGCCGTCAGCAGCCTGGGGCTGTGCACCTTCCTGCTGTTTGGAGAGGCCCAGCGAGTGGACCTGAGCCCCACCCACGAGGACCTCTAG
- the SLC17A9 gene encoding solute carrier family 17 member 9 isoform X12: MQPLPPEEARRDGAEDAQWSRPECQAWTGTLLLGTCLLYCARVSMPVCTVSMSQDFGWNKKEAGIVLSSFFWGYCLTQVVGGHLGDRIGGEKVIVLSASAWGFITAATPLLAHLSSAHLVFMTFSRILTGLLQGVYFPALTSLLSQKVRESERAFTYSAVGAGSQFGSHPGLGRLGARPAGVQAHQSSLETAFPKALRLGWVFNVVPWLVAIPASLFSGFLSDHLINQGYRTIAVRKFMQVMGLGLSSVFALCLGHTSSFCKSVVFASASIGLQTFNHSGISVNIQDLAPSCAGFLFGVANTAGALADCPGALGPPAPSAAGVVGVCLGGYLIETTGSWTSMFNLVAAVSSLGLCTFLLFGEAQRVDLSPTHEDL; this comes from the exons ATGCAGCCGTTGCCGCCAGAGGAGGCCCGCAGGGACGGGGCCGAGGACGCCCAGTGGTCCAG GCCCGAGTGCCAGGCGTGGACAGGGACGCTGCTGCTGGGCACGTGCCTGCTGTACTGTGCCCGCGTCAGCATGCCCGTGTGCACCGTCTCCATGAGCCAGGACTTCGGCTGGAACAAGAAGGAGGCCGGCATCGTGCTCAGCAGCTTCTTCTGGGGCTACTGCCTGACGCAGGTGGTGGGCGGCCACCTAGGGGACCG GATCGGTGGTGAGAAGGTCATCGTGCTGTCCGCCTCCGCCTGGGGCTTCATCACGGCTGCCACCCCGCTGCTCGCGCACCTCAGCAGCGCCCACCTGGTCTTCATGACCTTCTCTCGCATCCTCACGGGCTTGCTCCAAG GCGTGTACTTCCCGGCGCTGACCAGCCTGCTGTCCCAGAAGGTACGAGAGAGCGAGCGAGCCTTCACCTACAGTGCTGTGGGGGCTGGCTCCCAGTTCGG ATCTCATCCTGGCCTTGGGCGTCTTGGCGCAAGGCCTGCCGGTGTCCAGGCACACCAAAGTTCCCTGGAGACAGCTTTTCCGAAAGCCCTCCGTCTG ggTTGGGTCTTCAACGTGGTGCCCTGGCTGGTGGCGATTCCCGCCAGTCTGTTCAGCGGGTTTCTCTCTGACCATCTTATCAATCAGG GTTACAGGACCATCGCTGTGCGGAAGTTCATGCAG GTGATGGGCCTCGGGCTGTCCAGCGTTTTTGCCCTGTGTTTGGGCCACACCTCGAGCTTCTGCAAGTCTGTGGTCTTTGCATCAGCGTCCATTGGCCTGCAGACCTTCAACCACAG CGGCATTTCAGTCAACATCCAGGACCTGGCCCCATCCTGTGCCGGCTTTCTGTTTG GTGTGGCCAACACAGCTGGGGCCTTGGCAG ACTGCCCTGGAGCGCTCGGCCCGCCTGCCCCATCTGCTGCAGGTGTCGTGGGCGTGTGCCTGGGCGGCTACCTCATCGAGACCACAGGCTCCTGGACATCCATGTTCAACCTGGTGGCTGCCGTCAGCAGCCTGGGGCTGTGCACCTTCCTGCTGTTTGGAGAGGCCCAGCGAGTGGACCTGAGCCCCACCCACGAGGACCTCTAG
- the SLC17A9 gene encoding solute carrier family 17 member 9 isoform X10, protein MQPLPPEEARRDGAEDAQWSRPECQAWTGTLLLGTCLLYCARVSMPVCTVSMSQDFGWNKKEAGIVLSSFFWGYCLTQVVGGHLGDRIGGEKVIVLSASAWGFITAATPLLAHLSSAHLVFMTFSRILTGLLQGVYFPALTSLLSQKVRESERAFTYSAVGAGSQFGTLVTGAMGSLLLDWYGWPSVFYFSGGLTLLWVCYVYRSHPGLGRLGARPAGVQAHQSSLETAFPKALRLGWVFNVVPWLVAIPASLFSGFLSDHLINQGYRTIAVRKFMQVMGLGLSSVFALCLGHTSSFCKSVVFASASIGLQTFNHSGISVNIQDLAPSCAGFLFGVANTAGALAGVVGVCLGGYLIETTGSWTSMFNLVAAVSSLGLCTFLLFGEAQRVDLSPTHEDL, encoded by the exons ATGCAGCCGTTGCCGCCAGAGGAGGCCCGCAGGGACGGGGCCGAGGACGCCCAGTGGTCCAG GCCCGAGTGCCAGGCGTGGACAGGGACGCTGCTGCTGGGCACGTGCCTGCTGTACTGTGCCCGCGTCAGCATGCCCGTGTGCACCGTCTCCATGAGCCAGGACTTCGGCTGGAACAAGAAGGAGGCCGGCATCGTGCTCAGCAGCTTCTTCTGGGGCTACTGCCTGACGCAGGTGGTGGGCGGCCACCTAGGGGACCG GATCGGTGGTGAGAAGGTCATCGTGCTGTCCGCCTCCGCCTGGGGCTTCATCACGGCTGCCACCCCGCTGCTCGCGCACCTCAGCAGCGCCCACCTGGTCTTCATGACCTTCTCTCGCATCCTCACGGGCTTGCTCCAAG GCGTGTACTTCCCGGCGCTGACCAGCCTGCTGTCCCAGAAGGTACGAGAGAGCGAGCGAGCCTTCACCTACAGTGCTGTGGGGGCTGGCTCCCAGTTCGG GACACTGGTGACAGGGgccatgggctccctgctcctggacTGGTACGGCTGGCCGAGCGTCTTCTACTTCTCCGGCGGGCTCACCCTGCTGTGGGTGTGTTACGTGTACAG ATCTCATCCTGGCCTTGGGCGTCTTGGCGCAAGGCCTGCCGGTGTCCAGGCACACCAAAGTTCCCTGGAGACAGCTTTTCCGAAAGCCCTCCGTCTG ggTTGGGTCTTCAACGTGGTGCCCTGGCTGGTGGCGATTCCCGCCAGTCTGTTCAGCGGGTTTCTCTCTGACCATCTTATCAATCAGG GTTACAGGACCATCGCTGTGCGGAAGTTCATGCAG GTGATGGGCCTCGGGCTGTCCAGCGTTTTTGCCCTGTGTTTGGGCCACACCTCGAGCTTCTGCAAGTCTGTGGTCTTTGCATCAGCGTCCATTGGCCTGCAGACCTTCAACCACAG CGGCATTTCAGTCAACATCCAGGACCTGGCCCCATCCTGTGCCGGCTTTCTGTTTG GTGTGGCCAACACAGCTGGGGCCTTGGCAG GTGTCGTGGGCGTGTGCCTGGGCGGCTACCTCATCGAGACCACAGGCTCCTGGACATCCATGTTCAACCTGGTGGCTGCCGTCAGCAGCCTGGGGCTGTGCACCTTCCTGCTGTTTGGAGAGGCCCAGCGAGTGGACCTGAGCCCCACCCACGAGGACCTCTAG
- the SLC17A9 gene encoding solute carrier family 17 member 9 isoform X6 yields the protein MQPLPPEEARRDGAEDAQWSRPECQAWTGTLLLGTCLLYCARVSMPVCTVSMSQDFGWNKKEAGIVLSSFFWGYCLTQVVGGHLGDRIGGEKVIVLSASAWGFITAATPLLAHLSSAHLVFMTFSRILTGLLQGVYFPALTSLLSQKVRESERAFTYSAVGAGSQFGTLVTGAMGSLLLDWYGWPSVFYFSGGLTLLWVCYVYRSHPGLGRLGARPAGVQAHQSSLETAFPKALRLGWVFNVVPWLVAIPASLFSGFLSDHLINQGYRTIAVRKFMQVMGLGLSSVFALCLGHTSSFCKSVVFASASIGLQTFNHSGISVNIQDLAPSCAGFLFGVANTAGALAGHPWPPLLEPHCQLPSSALSLDCPGALGPPAPSAAGVVGVCLGGYLIETTGSWTSMFNLVAAVSSLGLCTFLLFGEAQRVDLSPTHEDL from the exons ATGCAGCCGTTGCCGCCAGAGGAGGCCCGCAGGGACGGGGCCGAGGACGCCCAGTGGTCCAG GCCCGAGTGCCAGGCGTGGACAGGGACGCTGCTGCTGGGCACGTGCCTGCTGTACTGTGCCCGCGTCAGCATGCCCGTGTGCACCGTCTCCATGAGCCAGGACTTCGGCTGGAACAAGAAGGAGGCCGGCATCGTGCTCAGCAGCTTCTTCTGGGGCTACTGCCTGACGCAGGTGGTGGGCGGCCACCTAGGGGACCG GATCGGTGGTGAGAAGGTCATCGTGCTGTCCGCCTCCGCCTGGGGCTTCATCACGGCTGCCACCCCGCTGCTCGCGCACCTCAGCAGCGCCCACCTGGTCTTCATGACCTTCTCTCGCATCCTCACGGGCTTGCTCCAAG GCGTGTACTTCCCGGCGCTGACCAGCCTGCTGTCCCAGAAGGTACGAGAGAGCGAGCGAGCCTTCACCTACAGTGCTGTGGGGGCTGGCTCCCAGTTCGG GACACTGGTGACAGGGgccatgggctccctgctcctggacTGGTACGGCTGGCCGAGCGTCTTCTACTTCTCCGGCGGGCTCACCCTGCTGTGGGTGTGTTACGTGTACAG ATCTCATCCTGGCCTTGGGCGTCTTGGCGCAAGGCCTGCCGGTGTCCAGGCACACCAAAGTTCCCTGGAGACAGCTTTTCCGAAAGCCCTCCGTCTG ggTTGGGTCTTCAACGTGGTGCCCTGGCTGGTGGCGATTCCCGCCAGTCTGTTCAGCGGGTTTCTCTCTGACCATCTTATCAATCAGG GTTACAGGACCATCGCTGTGCGGAAGTTCATGCAG GTGATGGGCCTCGGGCTGTCCAGCGTTTTTGCCCTGTGTTTGGGCCACACCTCGAGCTTCTGCAAGTCTGTGGTCTTTGCATCAGCGTCCATTGGCCTGCAGACCTTCAACCACAG CGGCATTTCAGTCAACATCCAGGACCTGGCCCCATCCTGTGCCGGCTTTCTGTTTG GTGTGGCCAACACAGCTGGGGCCTTGGCAG GCCATCCCTGGCCTCCCCTCCTGGAACCCCACTGCCAGCTCCCCTCCTCGGCACTGTCCTTAGACTGCCCTGGAGCGCTCGGCCCGCCTGCCCCATCTGCTGCAGGTGTCGTGGGCGTGTGCCTGGGCGGCTACCTCATCGAGACCACAGGCTCCTGGACATCCATGTTCAACCTGGTGGCTGCCGTCAGCAGCCTGGGGCTGTGCACCTTCCTGCTGTTTGGAGAGGCCCAGCGAGTGGACCTGAGCCCCACCCACGAGGACCTCTAG
- the SLC17A9 gene encoding solute carrier family 17 member 9 isoform X14, producing the protein MQPLPPEEARRDGAEDAQWSRPECQAWTGTLLLGTCLLYCARVSMPVCTVSMSQDFGWNKKEAGIVLSSFFWGYCLTQVVGGHLGDRIGGEKVIVLSASAWGFITAATPLLAHLSSAHLVFMTFSRILTGLLQGVYFPALTSLLSQKVRESERAFTYSAVGAGSQFGSHPGLGRLGARPAGVQAHQSSLETAFPKALRLGWVFNVVPWLVAIPASLFSGFLSDHLINQGYRTIAVRKFMQVMGLGLSSVFALCLGHTSSFCKSVVFASASIGLQTFNHSGISVNIQDLAPSCAGFLFGVANTAGALAGVVGVCLGGYLIETTGSWTSMFNLVAAVSSLGLCTFLLFGEAQRVDLSPTHEDL; encoded by the exons ATGCAGCCGTTGCCGCCAGAGGAGGCCCGCAGGGACGGGGCCGAGGACGCCCAGTGGTCCAG GCCCGAGTGCCAGGCGTGGACAGGGACGCTGCTGCTGGGCACGTGCCTGCTGTACTGTGCCCGCGTCAGCATGCCCGTGTGCACCGTCTCCATGAGCCAGGACTTCGGCTGGAACAAGAAGGAGGCCGGCATCGTGCTCAGCAGCTTCTTCTGGGGCTACTGCCTGACGCAGGTGGTGGGCGGCCACCTAGGGGACCG GATCGGTGGTGAGAAGGTCATCGTGCTGTCCGCCTCCGCCTGGGGCTTCATCACGGCTGCCACCCCGCTGCTCGCGCACCTCAGCAGCGCCCACCTGGTCTTCATGACCTTCTCTCGCATCCTCACGGGCTTGCTCCAAG GCGTGTACTTCCCGGCGCTGACCAGCCTGCTGTCCCAGAAGGTACGAGAGAGCGAGCGAGCCTTCACCTACAGTGCTGTGGGGGCTGGCTCCCAGTTCGG ATCTCATCCTGGCCTTGGGCGTCTTGGCGCAAGGCCTGCCGGTGTCCAGGCACACCAAAGTTCCCTGGAGACAGCTTTTCCGAAAGCCCTCCGTCTG ggTTGGGTCTTCAACGTGGTGCCCTGGCTGGTGGCGATTCCCGCCAGTCTGTTCAGCGGGTTTCTCTCTGACCATCTTATCAATCAGG GTTACAGGACCATCGCTGTGCGGAAGTTCATGCAG GTGATGGGCCTCGGGCTGTCCAGCGTTTTTGCCCTGTGTTTGGGCCACACCTCGAGCTTCTGCAAGTCTGTGGTCTTTGCATCAGCGTCCATTGGCCTGCAGACCTTCAACCACAG CGGCATTTCAGTCAACATCCAGGACCTGGCCCCATCCTGTGCCGGCTTTCTGTTTG GTGTGGCCAACACAGCTGGGGCCTTGGCAG GTGTCGTGGGCGTGTGCCTGGGCGGCTACCTCATCGAGACCACAGGCTCCTGGACATCCATGTTCAACCTGGTGGCTGCCGTCAGCAGCCTGGGGCTGTGCACCTTCCTGCTGTTTGGAGAGGCCCAGCGAGTGGACCTGAGCCCCACCCACGAGGACCTCTAG